In Euphorbia lathyris chromosome 10, ddEupLath1.1, whole genome shotgun sequence, a single genomic region encodes these proteins:
- the LOC136209501 gene encoding pre-mRNA-splicing factor rse1 isoform X3 has product MHISDHTLTVISVYVEAGPIAHDVVEVPHYNGFAFLFRVGDALLMDLRDAHNPCCVYRTTLNFLPTAVEEQSFVEEPSKVHDVDDDGLFNVAACALLELRDYDPMCIDTEGSSVKSTSKYVCSWSWEPENYKNPKMIFCIDTGEFFMIEISFDSENLKVDLSDCLYKGLPCKSLLWVEGGFLAAFVEMGDGIVLKVENEGLLYTSPIQNIAPILDMSVVDFNDEKCDQMFACCGMAPEGSLRIIRSGINVEKLLKTAPIYQGITGIWTLRMKMTDLYHSFLVLSFVEETRVLSVGVSFTDVTDSVGFHPDICTLACGLVGDGLLVQIHQTAVRLCLPTKVAHAEGIPLSSPVCTSWFPDDTSISLGAVGRDFIIISTSNPCFLYVLGVRLLSTCNYEIYELQHLRLLSELSCISIPLKQLEQTPSSSSNLVGDSYATTLPVGVDIGSTFVIGTHRPSVEVLSLVPNEGLRVVACGTISLTSTLGTAISGCIPQDVRLVLADRSYILSGLRNGMLLRFEWPSGSSEYAYPVDSYMVSAGGAAPDAPAVSSEPQTCADDLTCRTSDNFPINLQLIATRRVGITPVFLVPLSDSLDADMIALSDRPWLLQTARHSLSYASISFQPSTHATPVCSAECPNGILFVADNSLNLVEMVHSKRLNVQKFHLGGTPRKVLYHSESKLLVVMRTQLSNDTCSSDICCVDPLSGCVVSSFKLELGETGKSMELVRAGNEQVLVVGTSLSSSPAIMPSGEAESTKGRLIVLCLEMQNSDSGSMTFCSKAGSSSQRTSPFREVVVYTAEQLSNSSLCSSPDDCCDGGRIEEAEAWQLRLVCCIKWPGMALAICPYLDRYFLASAGSAFYVCGFPNDNPQRVRKFAVARTRFTVMSLTAHFSRIAVGDCRDGILFYSYNEETRKLEQLYCDPSQRLVADCILMDDDTAVVSDRKGSIAVLSCPSHSECNASPECNLKLNCAYYLGEIATSIRKGSCSYKLPADDFLLGCDSVPGSIDASNSTIMASTLLGSIMIFIPLTREEHELLEAVQTRLLVHPLTAPILGNDHIEFRSRENPIEAPKILDGDVLAQFVELTSGQQEAILSLPVGQLDTVKRGLKSPLPPIQVSQVVQLLERVHHAIG; this is encoded by the exons ATGCACATTAGTGATCATACTCTTACCGTCATTTCTGTGTATGTTGAAGCTGGACCTATAGCGCATGATGTTGTTGAGGTCCCTCATTATAATGGATTTGCATTTCTATTCAGGGTTGGTGATGCTCTCTTAATGGATCTCAGAGATGCTCACAATCCTTGTTGTGTCTACAGAACAACCCTTAATTTCTTGCCTACTGCAGTGGAGGAGCAGAGTTTTGTTGAGGAGCCGTCTAAGGTTCATGATGTCGATGATGACGGTTTATTCAATGTTGCTGCTTGTGCTTTACTGGAGCTTCGAGATTATGATCCCATGTGTATAGATACTGAAGGTAGCAGTGTAAAGTCTACTTCAAAATATGTGTGTTCTTGGAGTTGGGAacctgaaaattataaaaatcccAAGATGATTTTTTGCATTGACACAGGAGAATTTTTCATGATTGAAATTTCTTTTGATTCTGAGAACCTCAAAGTCGATCTTTCTGATTGTCTATACAAAGGTCTACCATGTAAGTCACTTTTGTGGGTTGAGGGTGGTTTCCTGGCTGCTTTTGTAGAGATGGGAGATGGGATTGTCCTCAAAGTGGAAAATGAAGGGTTGCTATATACAAGCCCTATTCAAAATATTGCACCAATCTTAGACATGTCGGTTGTGGATTTCAATGATGAGAAATGTGATCAAATGTTTGCCTGCTGTGGAATGGCACCCGAAGGGTCATTAAGGATTATTAGAAGTGGCATCAATGTTGAAAAGCTGCTGAAGACTGCACCAATTTATCAAGGCATTACTGGTATATGGACACTTAGAATGAAAATGACTGACTTATATCATTCTTTTCTTGTACTATCTTTTGTTGAAGAGACCAGGGTGCTTTCAGTTGGAGTAAGCTTTACTGATGTGACTGATTCAGTTGGATTCCATCCTGATATCTGTACTTTGGCTTGTGGACTTGTTGGTGATGGTCTGCTTGTCcaaattcatcaaactgctgTTCGGCTTTGTTTGCCAACGAAGGTTGCCCATGCTGAAGGTATACCTTTGTCTTCTCCAGTTTGCACATCTTGGTTTCCTGATGATACGAGCATCAGTTTGGGGGCTGTTGGACGTGATTTCATTATTATTTCTACTTCTAATCCATGCTTTTTATATGTCCTTGGAGTCAGATTACTTTCGACTTGTAATTATGAGATATATGAATTGCAACATTTGAGGTTGCTGAGTGAATTATCCTGCATTTCAATTCCTCTAAAACAGCTTGAGCAAACACCATCAAGTTCTAGTAATCTTGTGGGTGATAGTTATGCAACTACTCTACCAGTTGGAGTTGACATCGGTAGTACCTTTGTTATTGGTACACATAGGCCTTCAGTGGAAGTTTTATCTTTGGTACCCAATGAAGGCCTAAGAGTTGTTGCTTGTGGGACAATTTCATTGACGAGTACTCTTGGAACTGCTATCAGTGGTTGCATACCTCAAGATGTCAGACTTGTACTGGCTGATCGGTCTTACATTCTTTCTGGTTTGAGGAATGGCATGCTTCTTCGGTTTGAATGGCCTTCTGGCTCTTCTGAGTATGCATATCCTGTTGATTCATATATGGTGAGTGCTGGTGGTGCTGCACCCGATGCACCTGCAGTTTCTTCTGAGCCACAAACATGTGCTGATGATTTAACTTGCAGGACATCAGATAACTTTCCtattaatttacaattgattGCCACTCGCCGTGTTGGCATTACTCCTGTTTTTCTTGTTCCACTGAGTGATTCACTTGATGCGGACATGATTGCACTCAGTGATAGGCCCTGGTTATTGCAAACTGCAAGGCACAGCCTCTCTTATGCATCAATCTCTTTTCAGCCTTCAACTCATGCAACACCTGTATGCTCAGCTGAATGCCCTAATGGGATTTTATTTGTTGCAGACAATAGTCTAAATTTG GTTGAAATGGTGCATAGCAAGAGGCTTAATGTTCAGAAATTTCATCTTGGAGGGACTCCACGAAAGGTCCTCTACCATAGTGAAAGCAAGCTGTTAGTTGTGATGAGAACTCAACTTAGCAATGATACTTGTTCGTCTGACATATGTTGTGTTGATCCCCTAAGTGGATGTGTAGTTTCTTCATTTAAACTTGAACTTGGAGAAACAGGAAAATCCATGGAATTGGTAAGGGCTGGGAATGAACAAGTGCTGGTAGTTGGAACTAGTCTATCATCTAGTCCAGCTATAATGCCCAGTGGTGAAGCTGAAAG TACCAAGGGCCGTCTAATAGTCCTCTGCCTTGAAATGCAAAATTCAGACAGTGGTTCCATGACATTCTGCTCAAAGGCAGGGTCATCTTCTCAACGAACTTCACCATTTCGTGAAGTAGTTGTTTATACTGCAGAACAGTTATCAAATAGTAGTCTTTGTAGTAGCCCAGATGATTGCTGTGATGGGGGTAGAATTGAAGAAGCCGAAGCATGGCAGTTACGATTAGTATGTTGTATCAAATGGCCTGGAATGGCACTTGCAATCTGCCCATATCTTGATCGCTACTTCTTGGCATCTGCTGGTAGTGCT TTTTATGTTTGTGGTTTTCCAAATGATAACCCCCAAAGAGTGAGAAAGTTTGCTGTAGCAAGGACGCGTTTTACCGTAATGTCATTAACTGCGCATTTCAGTAGAATTGCTGTTGGTGATTGCCGTGATGGCATCCTTTTCTATTCTTATAATGAG GAGACTAGAAAACTGGAGCAACTTTATTGTGACCCATCACAGAGATTGGTTGCTGATTGTATCCTTATGGATGATGATACAGCAGTTGTTTCAGATCGTAAGGGAAGCATTGCCGTGCTGTCATGTCCTAGTCATTCTGAAT GTAATGCAAGTCCAGAATGCAACTTGAAACTGAACTGTGCATATTATCTGGGTGAAATAGCCACAAGTATTAGGAAG GGATCATGTTCATATAAACTCCCAGCTGATGATTTCTTGCTGGGATGTGATAGTGTTCCTGGAAGTATTGATGCATCAAACAGCACCATCATGGCCAGCACACTTTTGGGAAGCATAATGATTTTCATTCCCTTAACAAG gGAAGAACATGAACTGCTAGAGGCTGTCCAAACTAGACTTCTGGTGCATCCTTTGACTGCTCCTATTTTAGGAAATGATCATATCGAGTTCCGTAGTCGTGAAAATCCG ATTGAAGCACCTAAGATTCTTGACGGTGACGTGCTAGCTCAATTTGTGGAACTAACTAGTGGACAACAAGAGGCAATATTGTCATTGCCTGTTGGGCAGTTGGATACTGTCAAAAGAGGTCTGAAATCACCTCTACCGCCTATTCAGGTTAGTCAGGTTGTTCAGCTCCTTGAACGAGTTCATCATGCTATCGGTTAA